One stretch of Phocoena phocoena chromosome 10, mPhoPho1.1, whole genome shotgun sequence DNA includes these proteins:
- the CDKN1A gene encoding cyclin-dependent kinase inhibitor 1, whose amino-acid sequence MSEPSRDAHQIPRGSKACRRLFGPVDSEQLRRDCDALMASCVQEARERWNFDFVTETPLEGDFAWERMRGLGLPKLYLPAGPRGTRDDLGGGKWPSTSSALLQGTSQEDHVDLSLSCTLVPRSPERSEGSPGGPGTSQGRKRRQTSMTDFYHSKRRLISSKRKP is encoded by the exons ATGTCAGAGCCATCCAGAGATGCCCATCAGATCCCACGCGGCAGCAAGGCGTGCCGCCGCCTCTTTGGCCCGGTGGACAGTGAGCAGCTGCGCCGGGACTGCGACGCCCTGATGGCCAGCTGCGTGCAGGAGGCCCGAGAGCGATGGAACTTCGACTTTGTCACGGAGACACCTCTGGAGGGTGACTTCGCCTGGGAGCGCATGAGGGGCCTTGGCCTGCCCAAGCTCTACCTGCCTGCAGGGCCCCGGGGGACCCGGGACGACCTGGGAGGGGGCAAGTGGCCGAGCACCTCATCTGCCCTGCTGCAGGGGACATCTCAGGAGGACCACGTGGACCTGTCACTGTCCTGCACCCTCGTGCCTCGCTCCCCAGAGCGGTCTGAGGGGTCCCCGGGAGGGCCGGGCACCTCCCAGGGACGAAAACGGCGACAGACCAGCATGACAG ATTTCTATCACTCTAAACGCCGGCTGATCAGCTCCAAGAGGAAGCCCTAA